A part of Antechinus flavipes isolate AdamAnt ecotype Samford, QLD, Australia chromosome 6, AdamAnt_v2, whole genome shotgun sequence genomic DNA contains:
- the SHROOM3 gene encoding protein Shroom3 isoform X2: protein MMQISQGTIGTPWHQNYHSSSSANDVSNYNHAFPRRSPDQYSSQGSMESLEHNGNYPPCHPLSPAKSTSSIDQLAHLHNKRDSAYSSFSTCSSILEYPPTSFSAQECSDTVATTPAQDNLLEGMRQADIRYVKTIYDTKRGISAEYEVNSSALLLPSGESQESVDDRWHNHPKGGRMPLLPWNQQYCNAHEVDSNNINHKVGAPMPPTRSGSYAVLRHYERPGSWSNLEHNRYGRPQSSFPGSLKTSFPEEHLHTLLEKSPENSPPVKPKQNYIQATQPGQPLLPTSIYPVPSPEPHFAQMPQPSGSSNGMLYPALVKEHGYPASLSTCDKMVTLENGNQNGPSKSAAIFYQAPEDISAPLVEKPETRDKFSPYKPHFTSEPEKLRGTSLRKDESRILEGNNMLPSGRESMHDSTHHTPQSLQIQAQEVNEGKPLPRSSEPRRAEFQETQNVRLQPRPEREGLTEDSRSTSGKTSSNILSLQTISESPRRQDNLETGQMGPQEGNPDSRPACLIKMNKMEQEPKKTVLERWDHSDWQTSHVRSEGGTKGSPPFHNSEPRYEAHGQASNLTQRRRSSSNALQNSHLGKLHCSVLEKVNKIEQREQGNRRPASVSSYGHRANKLEQTPSNRGSVISLEDPQGEISFLEPGPSTGCVEENMVKEGKKKSEGVSWHPAEHQLRRGGNGGYGPTHPETKPLRSTPLLQRSQSTFQLSNKMEEEIPWREERTNSPESPLLEVPLNQAYRNSIKHAQSRVLGATSFQRRDLDLGPPMPSQSRRGARQRPASAHLGLKSPEITPIPASPHIPKERHSINPIEGSPPKEDPIALVTRVGGRRRLTAEQKKRSYSEPEKMNEVGVSGAEEPPPCYSQRRDLPFGFPENTVADRRRIFEREGKACSTLNLSRPELKQLQQTALADYIQRKTGKRPSPCTSHRRESRSLTAASSMNSLQEQNPFPRRGSATLPTELVRNLDRNSLEMRGVRDRSSSFANNHLRADRHWHPKKESPRVDWLGEANGQPSLPQKVTWAHEKQDTLVNKTRGPGKSMSAEDLLDRSDVLTVPFHSRSRSSPISDKKCQDLLLRGNIDHNLLGKTPACTAGPGSSNSTRLSKLTIANSQRSSPTPASKSNLFIKAPGAKQTTLLPTPDGQHQSTGTLVEQSSPEQMLLTQAQSLTQKPGNPTQELEKSNPNPEKTPEDIRRESLVKQIVHQDKSLAGILDPDSRMKTTMDLMEGLFPQGPSSLKESNTQRKAIQKSTSSPVSEGNRSTEKERVGMLINCPAYYNVSAPKAELLNKLKSMPAEGNEDDDQLDVNEKKAKLIGSLKLKLESLKEAKESLLMDIKLNNALGEEVEVLIRKLCKPNEFDKYKMFIGDLDKVVNLLLSLSGRLARVENVLSGLGEDANNEERSSLNEKKKMLAGQHEDARELKENLDRRERVVLDILSNYLTKDQLQDYQHFVKMKSTLLIEQRKLDDKIKLGQEQLNCLLESLPRDFFSRARAPAAVPPPEARVTSTGSCALRNVLPTLTSSL, encoded by the exons ttcctCCGCAAATGATGTCTCCAACTATAACCATGCCTTTCCAAGAAGGAGCCCCGATCAGTACAGCTCCCAGGGAAGCATGGAGAGTTTGGAGCACAATGGCAACTATCCTCCCTGCCATCCCCTCTCTCCTGCCAAGTCCACTAGTAGCATTGATCAGCTTGCCCACCTCCATAACAAGAGAGACTCTGCTTATAGTTCCTTCTCTACCTGTTCTAGCATTCTCGAGTATCCCCCCACCAGCTTTTCTGCTCAAGAGTGTTCAGACACGGTGGCCACAACACCTGCACAAGACAACCTGTTGGAAGGAATGAGACAGGCTGACATCCGGTACGTCAAGACAATCTATGATACCAAGCGGGGCATCTCAGCAGAGTATGAGGTGAACTCTTCGGCATTGCTTCTCCCCAGTGGAGAATCTCAAGAATCAGTGGATGACAGGTGGCATAATCATCCCAAAGGTGGCAGGATGCCACTGCTACCCTGGAACCAACAGTACTGCAATGCCCATGAAGTAGACTCCAACAACATAAATCACAAAGTGGGTGCTCCCATGCCCCCAACTCGGAGTGGAAGCTATGCAGTTCTCAGGCATTACGAAAGGCCCGGCTCCTGGTCTAACCTTGAGCACAACAGGTATGGCCGGCCCCAATCAAGCTTCCCTGGATCCCTAAAGACTTCATTTCCAGAAGAACATTTACACACTCTCCTTGAAAAAAGCCCAGAGAATAGTCCCCCAGTGAAGCCCAAGCAAAACTACATCCAAGCAACCCAACCAGGCCAGCCATTGCTCCCTACCAGCATCTACCCTGTACCTTCCCCTGAACCACACTTTGCCCAGATGCCCCAGCCTTCTGGAAGCAGCAATGGGATGTTATACCCGGCACTTGTCAAGGAACACGGTTATCCTGCCTCACTAAGCACTTGTGACAAGATGGTTACTCTTGAGAATGGGAATCAGAATGGCCCCAGCAAGTCTGCTGCAATTTTCTACCAGGCCCCGGAGGATATTTCAGCACCTCTGGTGGAAAAACCAGAAACCAGAGACAAGTTTTCCCCATACAAGCCACATTTCACATCAGAGCCTGAGAAACTCAGGGGCACCTCCCTGAGGAAAGATGAGTCAAGGATTTTGGAAGGCAACAATATGCTCCCCAGTGGGAGAGAAAGCATGCATGACAGTACACATCACACCCCCCAATCCTTGCAGATCCAGGCTCAGGAAGTCAATGAAGGCAAGCCACTTCCCAGATCCTCAGAGCCCAGGAGAGCCGAATTCCAGGAGACTCAAAATGTCCGCCTTCAACCAAGACCAGAAAGAGAAGGCCTCACTGAAGACTCACGGAGCACCTCTGGCAAAACAAGTTCAAACATTTTATCTCTCCAGACTATTTCTGAAAGCCCCAGAAGGCAAGACAACCTAGAGACGGGACAAATGGGACCTCAAGAGGGAAACCCTGACAGTAGACCAGCCTGTCtgatcaaaatgaataaaatggaacAAGAACCCAAAAAGACAGTACTTGAACGATGGGACCATTCAGACTGGCAAACTTCCCATGTAAGGTCTGAGGGAGGAACTAAAGGATCACCCCCTTTCCATAATTCTGAACCAAGATATGAGGCCCATGGGCAGGCATCCAACCTGACCCAGAGGCGGCGTAGTTCAAGCAATGCCCTCCAGAACTCTCATTTGGGGAAACTCCACTGCTCTGTGTTGGAGAAAGTCAATAAGATTGAACAACGTGAACAAGGGAACCGGAGACCCGCAAGTGTGAGCAGCTATGGCCACAGAGCCAACAAGCTAGAACAGACACCCAGTAATAGAGGCTCTGTGATCAGCCTTGAAGACCCTCAGGGTGAAATAAGTTTCCTGGAACCAGGTCCATCCACTGGATGTGTTGAGGAGAACATGGTCAAAGAGGGTAAGAAAAAATCTGAAGGGGTTTCCTGGCATCCAGCTGAACATCAACTGAGGAGGGGTGGAAATGGTGGCTATGGACCCACACACCCAGAGACTAAGCCACTCAGAAGTACTCCTCTCCTACAACGCAGCCAGAGCACTTTCCAGCTTTCTAACAAGATGGAGGAGGAAATCCcatggagagaagagaggactAATAGTCCCGAATCACCACTTCTCGAAGTCCCCTTAAACCAAGCCTATCGTAACAGTATCAAACATGCTCAGTCCCGTGTCCTGGGAGCCACTTCATTCCAACGCCGGGATCTTGATCTGGGTCCCCCTATGCCATCTCAGTCAAGGCGAGGAGCAAGGCAGAGACCAGCTTCTGCCCACTTGGGGCTAAAGAGCCCAGAAATAACACCGATTCCTGCTTCGCCTCATATCCCCAAGGAACGACATAGCATCAATCCAATCGAGGGAAGCCCCCCTAAGGAAGATCCAATAGCCTTGGTGACCCGGGTTGGAGGCCGGAGAAGACTGACTGCTGAACAAAAGAAGCGTTCCTATTCAGAACCTGAGAAGATGAATGAAGTGGGGGTATCTGGGGCCGAAGAGCCGCCCCCGTGCTATTCCCAGAGGAGGGACCTGCCATTTGGCTTCCCAGAGAACACTGTGGCAGACAGGCGCCGCATctttgagagagagggaaaagctTGCTCCACCCTTAACCTTTCCAGGCCTGAGTTGAAGCAGCTACAGCAGACTGCCCTGGCTGACTATATTCAACGCAAAACCGGAAAGAGGCCATCCCCTTGTACCAGTCACCGACGGGAAAGCCGCAGCCTCACTGCAGCCTCAAGTATGAATTCCCTGCAGGAACAAAATCCCTTCCCCAGGAGAGGGTCTGCCACCCTGCCCACAGAATTGGTCAGAAACTTGGACAGAAACAGCCTTGAAATGCGGGGTGTACGAGATCGGAGTAGTTCCTTTGCCAACAACCATCTCCGTGCTGACAGGCATTGGCATCCCAAGAAGGAATCGCCACGGGTGGATTGGCTTGGAGAGGCCAATGGCCAGCCCAGTCTTCCACAGAAAGTGACCTGGGCCCATGAGAAGCAAGATACTCTGGTAAATAAAACCAGGGGGCCAGGAAAGTCCATGTCGGCCGAAGATCTGCTAGACAGGTCAGATGTTCTGACTGTCCCTTTCCATTCAAGGTCCAGGTCATCCCCCATCTCAGATAAGAAATGTCAG GATTTGCTTCTGAGAGGAAACATTGATCACAACCTTTTGGGAAAGACTCCAGCCTGCACAGCTGGCCCTGGATCCAG CAATTCCACAAGATTGTCCAAGTTGACTATTGCAAATTCTCAAAGGAGCAGCCCAACCCCAGCTTCTAAATCCAACCTTTTCATCAAAGCTCCAGGAGCTAAGCAGACAACCTTATTACCCACTCCTGATGGCCAGCACCAGTCAACCGGAACTCTTGTGGAGCAGTCTAGCCCAGAGCAGATGCTTCTCACACAGGCCCAAAGTCTCACCCAGAAGCCTGGCAACCCAACTCAGGAACTGGAAAAGAGCAATCCCAATCCTGAGAAAACACCAGAGGACATCAGGAGAGAGAGTCTGGTCAAGCAGATTGTTCACCAAGACAAATCCCTCGCGGGTATTTTGGATCCAGATTCCAGAATGAAGACTACCATGGACTTGATGGAAGGTTTGTTTCCACAGGGCCCAAGTTCCCTGAAGGAAAGCAATACACAACGAAAGGCAATACAAAAAAGTACCAGTTCCCCAGTATCTGAAGGGAATAG gagcacagagaaagaaagagtgggaATGTTGATCAACTGTCCTGCCTATTATAATGTGTCTGCACCGAAGGCGGAGCTTCTAAATAAACTCAAATCCATGCCTGCAGAGGGAAATGAGGATGATGACCAACTAGATGTCAATGAAAAGAAG GCAAAACTCATCGGAAGCCTGAAGCTTAAACTGGAGTCTctgaaagaagcaaaggaaagttTGCTAATGGATATCAAACTCAATAATGCCCTTGGAGAAGAAGTAGAAGTTTTGATCAGGAAACTCTGCAAGCCCAATGAATTTGACAAATACAAGATGTTCATAGGAGACCTGGACAAGGTTGTGAACCTTTTGCTCTCCCTCTCTGGACGATTGGCCCGTGTAGAAAATGTCCTCAGTGGATTGGGTGAAGATGCAAATAATGAAGAGCGG
- the SHROOM3 gene encoding protein Shroom3 isoform X1, with protein MMQISQGTIGTPWHQNYHSSSSANDVSNYNHAFPRRSPDQYSSQGSMESLEHNGNYPPCHPLSPAKSTSSIDQLAHLHNKRDSAYSSFSTCSSILEYPPTSFSAQECSDTVATTPAQDNLLEGMRQADIRYVKTIYDTKRGISAEYEVNSSALLLPSGESQESVDDRWHNHPKGGRMPLLPWNQQYCNAHEVDSNNINHKVGAPMPPTRSGSYAVLRHYERPGSWSNLEHNRYGRPQSSFPGSLKTSFPEEHLHTLLEKSPENSPPVKPKQNYIQATQPGQPLLPTSIYPVPSPEPHFAQMPQPSGSSNGMLYPALVKEHGYPASLSTCDKMVTLENGNQNGPSKSAAIFYQAPEDISAPLVEKPETRDKFSPYKPHFTSEPEKLRGTSLRKDESRILEGNNMLPSGRESMHDSTHHTPQSLQIQAQEVNEGKPLPRSSEPRRAEFQETQNVRLQPRPEREGLTEDSRSTSGKTSSNILSLQTISESPRRQDNLETGQMGPQEGNPDSRPACLIKMNKMEQEPKKTVLERWDHSDWQTSHVRSEGGTKGSPPFHNSEPRYEAHGQASNLTQRRRSSSNALQNSHLGKLHCSVLEKVNKIEQREQGNRRPASVSSYGHRANKLEQTPSNRGSVISLEDPQGEISFLEPGPSTGCVEENMVKEGKKKSEGVSWHPAEHQLRRGGNGGYGPTHPETKPLRSTPLLQRSQSTFQLSNKMEEEIPWREERTNSPESPLLEVPLNQAYRNSIKHAQSRVLGATSFQRRDLDLGPPMPSQSRRGARQRPASAHLGLKSPEITPIPASPHIPKERHSINPIEGSPPKEDPIALVTRVGGRRRLTAEQKKRSYSEPEKMNEVGVSGAEEPPPCYSQRRDLPFGFPENTVADRRRIFEREGKACSTLNLSRPELKQLQQTALADYIQRKTGKRPSPCTSHRRESRSLTAASSMNSLQEQNPFPRRGSATLPTELVRNLDRNSLEMRGVRDRSSSFANNHLRADRHWHPKKESPRVDWLGEANGQPSLPQKVTWAHEKQDTLVNKTRGPGKSMSAEDLLDRSDVLTVPFHSRSRSSPISDKKCQDLLLRGNIDHNLLGKTPACTAGPGSRQFSYSERSYEEKSSLTHHPGAHKVPNGSSVLMECSKTLEPQRPINRSPAFGPSPGGKQGPFIDAKSSQINPFKSAQNNSTYSPQPYLYTDRDAPAGRQSSPMDTPAAVFRSNGHILTQSHNPRDLEDNCFESLAENGMKKNKGPLPQKPPPPRVKWAHSLREDNSVEPSSSSGVSSQKHYEQRQSLPNPNTTSNPNSPLGLFTGPGKISLRISESAFQAIPSLQDEGDDEVFVQDLKPGSTFKTLSMLPPPPPSPPPPPPPSPPSPPSEDQKALRNSLEEFPPPPSPIIYEASGAPGNETYEDTCNSNSTRLSKLTIANSQRSSPTPASKSNLFIKAPGAKQTTLLPTPDGQHQSTGTLVEQSSPEQMLLTQAQSLTQKPGNPTQELEKSNPNPEKTPEDIRRESLVKQIVHQDKSLAGILDPDSRMKTTMDLMEGLFPQGPSSLKESNTQRKAIQKSTSSPVSEGNRSTEKERVGMLINCPAYYNVSAPKAELLNKLKSMPAEGNEDDDQLDVNEKKAKLIGSLKLKLESLKEAKESLLMDIKLNNALGEEVEVLIRKLCKPNEFDKYKMFIGDLDKVVNLLLSLSGRLARVENVLSGLGEDANNEERSSLNEKKKMLAGQHEDARELKENLDRRERVVLDILSNYLTKDQLQDYQHFVKMKSTLLIEQRKLDDKIKLGQEQLNCLLESLPRDFFSRARAPAAVPPPEARVTSTGSCALRNVLPTLTSSL; from the exons ttcctCCGCAAATGATGTCTCCAACTATAACCATGCCTTTCCAAGAAGGAGCCCCGATCAGTACAGCTCCCAGGGAAGCATGGAGAGTTTGGAGCACAATGGCAACTATCCTCCCTGCCATCCCCTCTCTCCTGCCAAGTCCACTAGTAGCATTGATCAGCTTGCCCACCTCCATAACAAGAGAGACTCTGCTTATAGTTCCTTCTCTACCTGTTCTAGCATTCTCGAGTATCCCCCCACCAGCTTTTCTGCTCAAGAGTGTTCAGACACGGTGGCCACAACACCTGCACAAGACAACCTGTTGGAAGGAATGAGACAGGCTGACATCCGGTACGTCAAGACAATCTATGATACCAAGCGGGGCATCTCAGCAGAGTATGAGGTGAACTCTTCGGCATTGCTTCTCCCCAGTGGAGAATCTCAAGAATCAGTGGATGACAGGTGGCATAATCATCCCAAAGGTGGCAGGATGCCACTGCTACCCTGGAACCAACAGTACTGCAATGCCCATGAAGTAGACTCCAACAACATAAATCACAAAGTGGGTGCTCCCATGCCCCCAACTCGGAGTGGAAGCTATGCAGTTCTCAGGCATTACGAAAGGCCCGGCTCCTGGTCTAACCTTGAGCACAACAGGTATGGCCGGCCCCAATCAAGCTTCCCTGGATCCCTAAAGACTTCATTTCCAGAAGAACATTTACACACTCTCCTTGAAAAAAGCCCAGAGAATAGTCCCCCAGTGAAGCCCAAGCAAAACTACATCCAAGCAACCCAACCAGGCCAGCCATTGCTCCCTACCAGCATCTACCCTGTACCTTCCCCTGAACCACACTTTGCCCAGATGCCCCAGCCTTCTGGAAGCAGCAATGGGATGTTATACCCGGCACTTGTCAAGGAACACGGTTATCCTGCCTCACTAAGCACTTGTGACAAGATGGTTACTCTTGAGAATGGGAATCAGAATGGCCCCAGCAAGTCTGCTGCAATTTTCTACCAGGCCCCGGAGGATATTTCAGCACCTCTGGTGGAAAAACCAGAAACCAGAGACAAGTTTTCCCCATACAAGCCACATTTCACATCAGAGCCTGAGAAACTCAGGGGCACCTCCCTGAGGAAAGATGAGTCAAGGATTTTGGAAGGCAACAATATGCTCCCCAGTGGGAGAGAAAGCATGCATGACAGTACACATCACACCCCCCAATCCTTGCAGATCCAGGCTCAGGAAGTCAATGAAGGCAAGCCACTTCCCAGATCCTCAGAGCCCAGGAGAGCCGAATTCCAGGAGACTCAAAATGTCCGCCTTCAACCAAGACCAGAAAGAGAAGGCCTCACTGAAGACTCACGGAGCACCTCTGGCAAAACAAGTTCAAACATTTTATCTCTCCAGACTATTTCTGAAAGCCCCAGAAGGCAAGACAACCTAGAGACGGGACAAATGGGACCTCAAGAGGGAAACCCTGACAGTAGACCAGCCTGTCtgatcaaaatgaataaaatggaacAAGAACCCAAAAAGACAGTACTTGAACGATGGGACCATTCAGACTGGCAAACTTCCCATGTAAGGTCTGAGGGAGGAACTAAAGGATCACCCCCTTTCCATAATTCTGAACCAAGATATGAGGCCCATGGGCAGGCATCCAACCTGACCCAGAGGCGGCGTAGTTCAAGCAATGCCCTCCAGAACTCTCATTTGGGGAAACTCCACTGCTCTGTGTTGGAGAAAGTCAATAAGATTGAACAACGTGAACAAGGGAACCGGAGACCCGCAAGTGTGAGCAGCTATGGCCACAGAGCCAACAAGCTAGAACAGACACCCAGTAATAGAGGCTCTGTGATCAGCCTTGAAGACCCTCAGGGTGAAATAAGTTTCCTGGAACCAGGTCCATCCACTGGATGTGTTGAGGAGAACATGGTCAAAGAGGGTAAGAAAAAATCTGAAGGGGTTTCCTGGCATCCAGCTGAACATCAACTGAGGAGGGGTGGAAATGGTGGCTATGGACCCACACACCCAGAGACTAAGCCACTCAGAAGTACTCCTCTCCTACAACGCAGCCAGAGCACTTTCCAGCTTTCTAACAAGATGGAGGAGGAAATCCcatggagagaagagaggactAATAGTCCCGAATCACCACTTCTCGAAGTCCCCTTAAACCAAGCCTATCGTAACAGTATCAAACATGCTCAGTCCCGTGTCCTGGGAGCCACTTCATTCCAACGCCGGGATCTTGATCTGGGTCCCCCTATGCCATCTCAGTCAAGGCGAGGAGCAAGGCAGAGACCAGCTTCTGCCCACTTGGGGCTAAAGAGCCCAGAAATAACACCGATTCCTGCTTCGCCTCATATCCCCAAGGAACGACATAGCATCAATCCAATCGAGGGAAGCCCCCCTAAGGAAGATCCAATAGCCTTGGTGACCCGGGTTGGAGGCCGGAGAAGACTGACTGCTGAACAAAAGAAGCGTTCCTATTCAGAACCTGAGAAGATGAATGAAGTGGGGGTATCTGGGGCCGAAGAGCCGCCCCCGTGCTATTCCCAGAGGAGGGACCTGCCATTTGGCTTCCCAGAGAACACTGTGGCAGACAGGCGCCGCATctttgagagagagggaaaagctTGCTCCACCCTTAACCTTTCCAGGCCTGAGTTGAAGCAGCTACAGCAGACTGCCCTGGCTGACTATATTCAACGCAAAACCGGAAAGAGGCCATCCCCTTGTACCAGTCACCGACGGGAAAGCCGCAGCCTCACTGCAGCCTCAAGTATGAATTCCCTGCAGGAACAAAATCCCTTCCCCAGGAGAGGGTCTGCCACCCTGCCCACAGAATTGGTCAGAAACTTGGACAGAAACAGCCTTGAAATGCGGGGTGTACGAGATCGGAGTAGTTCCTTTGCCAACAACCATCTCCGTGCTGACAGGCATTGGCATCCCAAGAAGGAATCGCCACGGGTGGATTGGCTTGGAGAGGCCAATGGCCAGCCCAGTCTTCCACAGAAAGTGACCTGGGCCCATGAGAAGCAAGATACTCTGGTAAATAAAACCAGGGGGCCAGGAAAGTCCATGTCGGCCGAAGATCTGCTAGACAGGTCAGATGTTCTGACTGTCCCTTTCCATTCAAGGTCCAGGTCATCCCCCATCTCAGATAAGAAATGTCAG GATTTGCTTCTGAGAGGAAACATTGATCACAACCTTTTGGGAAAGACTCCAGCCTGCACAGCTGGCCCTGGATCCAG GCAGTTCAGTTATTCAGAAAGAAGCTATGAAGAGAAATCATCCCTTACACATCACCCAGGGGCTCACAAAGTACCAAATGGATCATCTGTTCTCATGGAATGTTCCAAGACCCTAGAACCTCAAAGGCCTATCAACAGATCTCCAGCCTTTGGGCCATCACCAGGAGGAAAGCAAGGTCCTTTCATAGACGCAAAATCCTCACAGATTAACCCTTTTAAATCAGCTCAGAACAACTCCACCTATTCTCCTCAACCATACCTGTACACAGACAGAGATGCCCCGGCTGGTAGGCAATCGTCTCCAATGGACACACCTGCAGCTGTCTTCAGAAGTAATGGTCACATCCTAACACAGTCCCATAATCCAAGAGACCTTGAAGACAATTGCTTTGAGAGTTTGGCCGAAaatggaatgaagaaaaataagggCCCTCTACCTCAGAAGCCTCCTCCCCCTCGAGTGAAATGGGCCCACTCACTCAGAGAGGACAACTCAGTGGAGCCCTCTTCATCTTCTGGGGTATCAAGTCAGAAGCACTATGAGCAACGCCAGAGCCTACCCAATCCAAACACTACATCTAACCCCAACAGTCCCCTAGGACTCTTCACTGGGCCTGGAAAGATCTCCCTCAGAATATCTGAATCAGCCTTTCAAGCCATCCCATCCCTTCAGGATGAAGGTGATGATGAGGTGTTTGTGCAAGATTTGAAACCCGGTTCCACTTTCAAAACTCTGTCCATGTTacccccaccaccaccatcacccccaccacctcctcctccttcacctcctTCACCTCCTTCAGAGGACCAGAAGGCACTGAGGAACAGCCTGGAAgagtttcctcctcctccttccccaattaTATATGAAGCATCAGGAGCCCCAGGCAATGAAACTTATGAAGACACCTGTAACAG CAATTCCACAAGATTGTCCAAGTTGACTATTGCAAATTCTCAAAGGAGCAGCCCAACCCCAGCTTCTAAATCCAACCTTTTCATCAAAGCTCCAGGAGCTAAGCAGACAACCTTATTACCCACTCCTGATGGCCAGCACCAGTCAACCGGAACTCTTGTGGAGCAGTCTAGCCCAGAGCAGATGCTTCTCACACAGGCCCAAAGTCTCACCCAGAAGCCTGGCAACCCAACTCAGGAACTGGAAAAGAGCAATCCCAATCCTGAGAAAACACCAGAGGACATCAGGAGAGAGAGTCTGGTCAAGCAGATTGTTCACCAAGACAAATCCCTCGCGGGTATTTTGGATCCAGATTCCAGAATGAAGACTACCATGGACTTGATGGAAGGTTTGTTTCCACAGGGCCCAAGTTCCCTGAAGGAAAGCAATACACAACGAAAGGCAATACAAAAAAGTACCAGTTCCCCAGTATCTGAAGGGAATAG gagcacagagaaagaaagagtgggaATGTTGATCAACTGTCCTGCCTATTATAATGTGTCTGCACCGAAGGCGGAGCTTCTAAATAAACTCAAATCCATGCCTGCAGAGGGAAATGAGGATGATGACCAACTAGATGTCAATGAAAAGAAG GCAAAACTCATCGGAAGCCTGAAGCTTAAACTGGAGTCTctgaaagaagcaaaggaaagttTGCTAATGGATATCAAACTCAATAATGCCCTTGGAGAAGAAGTAGAAGTTTTGATCAGGAAACTCTGCAAGCCCAATGAATTTGACAAATACAAGATGTTCATAGGAGACCTGGACAAGGTTGTGAACCTTTTGCTCTCCCTCTCTGGACGATTGGCCCGTGTAGAAAATGTCCTCAGTGGATTGGGTGAAGATGCAAATAATGAAGAGCGG